A genomic region of Papaver somniferum cultivar HN1 chromosome 7, ASM357369v1, whole genome shotgun sequence contains the following coding sequences:
- the LOC113295768 gene encoding bromodomain-containing protein DDB_G0278469-like, producing MVMNGAVGVVDDEVASGLSDGGAAMKNKQNTQQSPTESASLTSKLQTPTQTKSAEPSLPPESRRSSPRNKKLEPSAVVSSLTRCATTPKRRRQPESAKMSSPTTKRQTTTTKSQSKSSEGDTEKSGVGRKNVKRKLDTSSTGPCLNVQLRDPHDTLADFQDEEEEEEEEEAVEEDNSDHVEPDVEEENDNEPIHCA from the exons ATGGTAATGAACGGAGCTGTTGGAGTCGTTGACGATGAAGTTGCCAGTGGTTTGAGTGATGGAGGTGCTGCT ATGAAAAATAAGCAGAACACTCAACAGTCCCCAACTGAAAGTGCTTCACTCACTTCAAAGCTGCAAACCCCGACTCAAACCAAGTCCGCAGAACCATCCCTTCCACCTGAAAGTAGGCGATCATCACCAAGGAACAAGAAGTTAGAACCAAGTGCTGTTGTTTCTTCTCTAACTAGATGTGCAACAACTCCAAAGCGTCGTCGACAACCTGAAAGTGCTAAAATGTCATCACCAACTACAAAGAGACAG ACCACAACTACAAAGTCCCAATCAAAAAGCTCTGAAGGAGATACTGAAAAATCTGGAGTGGGGCGAAAGAATGTAAAGCGAAAACTTGACACAAGCAGCACAGGCCCATGTCTGAATGTTCAACTTAGGGATCCACACGACACTCTCGCAGAttttcaagatgaagaagaagaggaagaggaggaggaagctgTGGAAGAGGATAACTCTGATCATGTGGAGCCTGATGtggaagaagagaatgataatg AACCGATTCATTGTGCCTGA